In the Salvia miltiorrhiza cultivar Shanhuang (shh) chromosome 8, IMPLAD_Smil_shh, whole genome shotgun sequence genome, TGGTGGATACTACTCCTTCAAGAGTTCGATATGAAAATTAAAGATAAGAGTGAACAACGTGGCTGATCACTTAAGCAGAATCGTCAAGACTGAGGGTGTTGTGCCCATTTCAGAAATATTTCCAGATGAGCATTTATATCATGCCCATGATGCCAGGAGGACTGAACCTTGGTATGCTGACATTGTGAATTTCAAGACCTCAAGGGAATTTCCTCTTGGGCTCAGTGCATATCAGAGGAACAAGGTCAAGTTTGAATGCAGGGCATATGTATGAGATGAAGTATATTTGTGGAAGAAGTGCTTGGATCAAATCCTTAGGAGATGTGTTCCAGAATGGGAGGCCAAAGACATTCTTGACCACGACCATGCCAAAGAATATAGAGGACACTTTGGTCATAAGAGGACAACATATAAAGTTTTGGATTGTGGGTTCTACTGGCTCACAATATTCAAGGATGCTTATAAGATATGCAAGGAATGTGAGCAGTGTCAAAGGGACATCAACATCACTCGGAGAAATAAAATGCCCATGATGCCTATTTTACCAGTGGATATATTTGACATATGGGGCATAGATTTCATGGGACCCTTTCTCTCCTCCAAAGGAAATATGTACATCTTGTTGGTTGTAGATTACGTATCCAAATGGGTGGAAAGAAAAGCATCACCAACCAATGATTCGAAAGTTGTTGCTTTTTTCTTGAAGTTCAAAATTTTCAGTAGGTTTGACGTGCCAAAGGCAATCATTAGTGATCAATGGATACACTTTTGCAATGCAACCATCGAGAAGTTGTTCAAGAAGTATGGTGTTACTCATAAGATAACTACAACATACCATCCACAAGGAAATGCACAGGCGGAGCTCTCCAACATAATCATAAAGACCATCTCGAAAAAGGTAGTTAGACCAACTAGCAAGGATTGAAGTATGCATCTTGATGATGAATTATGGGCATATCGCACCGCTTTCAAGACACCCATGGGGATTTCTCCTTATCAGATTGTCTTTGACAAGATATGTCATCTTCCAGTGGAACTTGAGCACATGGCATATTGGGCAGTCAGCAAGATGAACTATGAATGGGACGTTATTGGGCAAGAGAGAAAACTCCAATTGCAGGAGTTAGAAGAGATCAGGCGTGAAGCCTATGACAATGCTGCTCTGTACAAAGAGAGATTGAAGAAGACATATGATCAGCTCATCAAGGTCAAGACATTTGAACATGGGCAGAAAGTTCTACTTTACCAATCGAGGTTCAAACTCATATCCGGGAAGCTATCAAGCAAATGGATTGGGCCTTATGAAGTGCAAGCCCAATATCCAAATGGAGCAGTGGAGATCAAGGATTTCAAATTCGGAAGTGTTTTCAAGGTGAATGGTCAACGATTGAAGGCCTACTATGGGTAAAAAATGGAAGATAACCCAGATGCACTGAAGCTTCATGGTCAAAAGGCAAACTGAAGGATGGCATGGCGTTGTGCTAACGATGATAACTAGAGCACTGGCTAGGAGACAACCTGGTATGTTTATtgctttatttcattttttattttcattttgtttgttttggCACGCGGAGAAGGTTTTTGTTTTTGGTGTGTAGGGCTGGATAGAAGACCAAGAAGAAAGAAGGAGAAAAATGCGTGTGTGCAAAAAAAATGGCGCGTGGAATTGGTGATATCACAGATAAGGCATAACCGCCAATTTTCAAACTAACGGACGTGTCAAGTCAGttttcaaaaagaaaactgACACGTCTGttagttttcaaaaaaaatgaCACGACCTGCCCGTGACTCTTAAATTACCCTACGTCATCCGTCAGTCCCATCATGGCATTTTTGAATCAAAACTGCCCATCCCCCTCTCTCTACTTCTCCGATAACttattctctcttctctctcacttAAAACCCTAGCccttttcttctctctcccaCCATGGTAAACACCAGGCCAAAGTTCCTAAAGTAGATTCCACCGGCACTTCCATTGATCTCACCACCACTCCAACACCACCGAAATCTAAATGCAAAGGTAAGATGGCAGCCTCTCCCTCCACCAAAACCTCAACCGAACTTGCCCCTAAATCGCCTTCACCGGCGAAAACTAAAGAAATCGAGGCTGCCATTGAAAAAGTGACCGAGGACTCCCTCGCTGTTGACCAACCGGAGGTGGAGCCTGCCTGTAACACCCCACATTTTTCCTCATTCTAAAtatttttgagattttttttagaacactaagatataaaaataagcttatgatgagatgagatattccaatagattgagttattatttttttttttcgatgtTGGAActagagaatgaaatactttgagaaaataaggatgtatagagatgttggttgaacattgatgaagttaaaaatttcttttctttcgtcAGTTTGTAGCAGCTCTGGCgtaaccgagctctgctctggaagcagagctgaagttgagccgagctctgctttggcagcagagctgaaaaccgagctctgctctggaagcagagctgaagttgagccGAGATCTGCCTGAAAAccaagctctgctctggaagcagagctgaagttgacccgagctctgctctgacgacagagctgaaaaaccgagctctgctctagaggcagagctgaagtcgagctctgctctggaggcagagctgaaatcgagctctgctctgctctggtggtcgagatgtgctctgctctggtggcagagctgatgTCGAGCtgttctctgctctggttccAGAGCTGGACCAAAGCTGAAGCAGCTCTGGCCACCAAGACTGTTTAGTGTGCAGAACTGACTTtagagagaggagtcaaagcaagtggataactAAGCAAagggataagatattttatgcaagtggataattaagcatgtgttttaATTGAAATACTTggtggctaagtaaatggggttaaatGAAACAactcctttctctttcatccctcatagcagccgtccctttcctctctcttctctctctttttccatCAACACCTTCCATTGTTGGGCATAACTAAAGCTCCATAGATCAATTCTACACCATAGAAAGCTCTAAAATCAAGCACAAAACATCATTATCTCCATAAATCAAAAGCTAGATTATGATTGAAAGCTTGGTTTCAAGAAGGAGGAGCTAtacttttctcttcaaaaatcatagagtaagcttctaaacacatgaatctacttatatttAAGCTTGATAAACATGTAAAtggaggatcaaagcatgaaaacatcaCCTCATCTTTTATtcaatattttcgaaaattactagggttggaagtcttctaaaataTTGTCATCTTCTAACCTTAAGTGGAAAGTATATacatgctattaagatgttatttatttgtcttttgaatgaaaagcatggATTTATTTTGGGATATGGATTATTGAAGGTGTTAgtttgtgtgatgttggaaattT is a window encoding:
- the LOC130998567 gene encoding uncharacterized protein LOC130998567; this translates as MGISPYQIVFDKICHLPVELEHMAYWAVSKMNYEWDVIGQERKLQLQELEEIRREAYDNAALYKERLKKTYDQLIKVKTFEHGQKVLLYQSRFKLISGKLSSKWIGPYEVQAQYPNGAVEIKDFKFGSVFKVNGQRLKAYYG